Proteins encoded together in one Astyanax mexicanus isolate ESR-SI-001 chromosome 10, AstMex3_surface, whole genome shotgun sequence window:
- the p2ry10 gene encoding putative P2Y purinoceptor 10: MDSHNASSSGGNTSYPSVNCSYNMTAWNEGMYGLYTYFYLIIFIPGLLGNSVALWVLCRFIRKKTKAIIFMINLAVADLAHVLSLPLRIYYYSTHTWPFGKGLCLFCFYLKYLNMYASIAFLVCISLQRCIFLMHPFCAKSWKRRYDVRISVVVWIVVGLCCSPFILMRTNSDSAKTSGCFKDLPTRKLGLGTAITIMTFGELLGFVTPLTIIGFSSYFIIRSLQQSVRAGHSVNDKKRALRMVLVCTGVFLFCFAPYHINFLLYMMVSQDLITQCTVKQVILQFHPISLCVASVNCCLNPLIYYFLTTEFQQQLSRQGSSVLRGRLMSLESTSSYKE; encoded by the exons ATGGACTCTCACAATGCCTCAAGCTCTGGGGGCAACACATCTTACCCCTCGGTGAACTGTTCCTACAACATGACTGCCTGGAACGAAGGCATGTATGGGCTCTACACCTACTTCTATCTGATCATCTTCATCCCAGGCTTGCTCGGAAACAGCGTCGCTCTCTGGGTGCTGTGTCGCTTTATACG CAAAAAGACCAAAGCCATCATCTTTATGATCAACCTGGCCGTGGCTGACCTGGCTCATGTGCTTTCGCTGCCGCTGCGCATTTACTACTACTCCACCCACACCTGGCCGTTCGGAAAAGGGCTGTGCTTGTTCTGCTTCTACCTGAAGTATCTCAACATGTATGCCAGCATCGCCTTCCTGGTGTGCATCAGCCTCCAGCGCTGCATCTTCCTGATGCACCCGTTCTGCGCCAAGAGCTGGAAGCGGCGCTACGATGTCCGCATCAGCGTGGTGGTGTGGATTGTGGTGGGACTCTGCTGTTCTCCGTTCATTCTGATGAGGACCAACTCGGACTCGGCGAAGACATCCGGCTGCTTTAAAGACTTGCCCACGCGGAAGCTGGGTCTGGGCACGGCTATCACAATAATGACCTTCGGGGAGCTGCTGGGCTTCGTGACCCCGCTGACCATCATCGGCTTCAGCTCCTACTTCATTATTCGCTCGCTGCAGCAAAGCGTTCGGGCCGGACACTCGGTCAACGATAAGAAAAGAGCCCTGCGCATGGTGCTGGTGTGCACGGGGGTGTTCCTCTTCTGCTTCGCCCCGTATCACATCAACTTCCTGTTATACATGATGGTCTCGCAGGACCTAATCACGCAGTGCACGGTCAAGCAGGTGATCCTGCAGTTCCACCCCATCTCTCTCTGCGTGGCCAGCGTTAACTGCTGCTTAAACCCACTCATCTACTACTTCCTCACCACAGAGTTCCAGCAGCAGCTCAGCCGCCAGGGCAGCTCAGTGCTGAGGGGTCGACTGATGAGCCTGGAGAGCACCTCCTCCTATAAAGAATGA